The following proteins are co-located in the Spea bombifrons isolate aSpeBom1 chromosome 3, aSpeBom1.2.pri, whole genome shotgun sequence genome:
- the DTL gene encoding denticleless protein homolog gives MLFQSVVNRAHLGLSRKGTSPGHPLQSLLQGYRCLRRDEHISYGELGMQVPPFGCSFNTAADAPHILAVANEEGIVRLYDTECRNTEKQIVKEWVAHTNAVFDIAWVPGEHKLVTASGDQTAKLWDVKAGEAVGVCKGHQCSLKSVAFSKFETAVFSTGGRDGNIMVWDTRCNKKDGFYRQVNQISGAHNALEKQTPSKIKKKKPAVRGLAPSVDSQQSVTVVIFQDEHTLISAGAVDGFVKMWDLRKNYTAYRQDPIAVKVFPYPGNSTRKLGYSSLVLDSTGTNLFANCTDDNIYMFNATGLRTDPVSVFSGHQNSTFYIKSSVSPDGQFLLSGSSDSSAYIWQVSDPQAPPVTLTGHCQEVTSVTWCQSDFTKIATCSDDNTVRIWRLNRNSDDADKVDCVGWASQKRERLPVVSRLCTPGKNSVLHNSPLMSSPTPATCAPSHTGDLPMPSSTPSSTVLIPKLHTPKRQKLERSTSSPKQLSTSKISIKDWVSRTPKSRTPVPETKTPSPRKAFTPVEQYSVTSSSRPSGLSEKRVKRRLETSNGDEEHGCFSLCSCVTELEPGLKKPKLDLCSLQGTDESDIGCVSLGDLGKCDHKSTSESKSIPHAEPMEQPSLQSVPADPKFRLQDKENSSPEKNWLSVLGHKLKTDKLSPQGKLSSSPSARGGSAKKHHVRSITNSPVSVSTTPVSMRKICTYFIKSPGGKSEEE, from the exons ATGCTTTTCCAGTCAGTTGTGAACAGAGCCCACCTGGGACTGAGCAGGAAAG GGACTTCACCTGGTCATCCCCTCCAGTCTCTTCTGCAGGGTTACCGCTGTCTCAGACGGGATGAGCATATTTCATATGGAGAGCTGGGCATGCAAGTGCCACCCTTCGGGTGTTCTTTCAACACAG CTGCAGATGCACCACATATCCTTGCTGTGGCCAATGAAGAAGGCATTGTTAGGTTGTATGACACGGAATGCCGAAACACAGAGAAACAAATTGTGAAAG AATGGGTGGCTCACACTAATGCCGTTTTTGACATTGCCTGGGTGCCTGGAGAACACAAGCTG GTTACAGCTTCAGGGGACCAGACGGCCAAGCTGTGGGATGTGAAAGCAGGGGAGGCTGTTGGCGTGTGCAAAGGCCACCAATGCAGCCTGAAGTCTGTTGCTTTCTCAAAGTTTGAGACTG CTGTATTCAGCACTGGGGGGAGAGATGGAAACATCATGGTCTGGGATACCAGATGCAACAAGAAAG ATGGATTTTACAGACAAGTGAACCAGATCTCAGGTGCTCACAATGCTCTGGAAAAGCAGACTCCATCTAAAATCAAAAAGAAGAAACCTGCTGTCAGAGGACTTGCTCCTTCAGtg GACTCGCAGCAGAGTGTGACAGTGGTAATCTTTCAGGATGAGCACACGCTTATATCTGCAGGAGCTGTTGATGG CTTTGTCAAAATGTGGGACTTACGGAAAAATTACACTGCATACCGACAAGATCCAATAGCAGTTAAAGTCTTCCCCTATCCTGGAAACAGTACACGTAAACTTG GTTATTCCAGCCTTGTTTTGGACTCCACTGGAACCAACTTGTTCGCAAATTGTACTGATGACAATATCTATATGTTCAACGCAACTGGACTCAGGACTGACCCAG TCTCTGTGTTCAGCGGCCACCAGAATTCCACTTTTTACATCAAGTCCAGCGTGAGTCCGGACGGCCAGTTTCTGCTCAGTGGATCAAGTGACAGCAGTGCCTACATCTGGCAG GTCTCCGATCCCCAGGCTCCTCCTGTGACTCTGACCGGACACTGTCAAGAAGTTACCTCAGTCACTTGGTGCCAATCAGACTTTACAAAg ATTGCAACCTGTTCTGACGATAACACCGTAAGAATATGGAGACTGAACCGGAACAGCGATGATGCTGATAAAGTGGACTGTGTTGGCTGGGCAAGTCAGAAAAGGGAACGTCTTCCAGTGG TGTCCAGGCTCTGTACTCCAGGTAAAAACTCCGTATTACATAACAGTCCTCTGATGTCCTCCCCGACACCGGCTACCTGCGCTCCAAGTCATACTGGAGATCTCCCAATGCCCTCCAGCACTCCGTCATCCACTGTGCTGATTCCTAAGCTGCACACCCCCAAAAGGCAAAAGCTTGAACGCTCCACCTCGTCTCCCAAGCAGCTGTCAACTTCAAAAATTTCTATCAAGGACTGGGTGAGTCGCACCCCAAAGTCTCGCACCCCTGTTCCAGAAACAAAGACTCCATCTCCACGAAAAGCATTCACGCCTGTTGAGCAGTACTCTGTGACTTCAAGCTCGAGACCCTCGGGGCTGTCTGAAAAGAGGGTCAAGAGGAGACTGGAGACCAGCAATGGGGACGAAGAGCATGGTTGCTTCAGCCTCTGCAGTTGTGTGACTGAGCTAGAACCTGGCTTAAAGAAGCCAAAACTAGACTTGTGTTCTCTTCAGGGGACGGATGAAAGCGATATTGGATGTGTAAGCCTTGGAGACCTGGGTAAATGTGACCACAAATCCACTTCAGAGTCCAAGAGCATTCCCCACGCCGAGCCCATGGAGCAGCCCTCCTTACAGAGCGTGCCTGCTGACCCGAAGTTCAGGCTGCAAGACAAAGAGAACAGCTCGCCCGAAAAGAACTGGCTTTCTGTACTGGGACACAAACTAAAGACCGACAAGCTCAGTCCACAAGGCAAACTCAGCAGCAGTCCGTCCGCTCGAGGCGGCAGCGCCAAGAAGCATCATGTCAGGAGTATTACAAACTCTCCTGTGTCT GTGTCTACTACTCCTGTCTCGATGCGCAAGATCTGCACATACTTCATAAAAAGCCCGGGGGGTAAAAGCGAAGAGGAGTGA